GGTAGTACCCAAGGGAGTAGAGAGATTGCACTAGAGAGAGAAagctagagagagagaagtgctgaatttcatgtgttcatttctcaaatgagccaagagtcccttacaattggtatttgtTGCCTATTTATAGAGGCAGTGTTGGGTCCTCATATGCTAAtgtccttaatgggccgtgtgAGCCTGGCTGAACGAAGCCCAACTATTGGCTTGGGGACCCGCCAAAGGGCGGGCAGgaccctgggcgttgcccctctaggggctcgcccagtccaaaacGATTGAatgaagacacatgaatgaatTATTTTAGATTATACTTCATCCGTTCCTTAATTTTTGGGGTTATTTAAATGACTTGCGAGGGTTACTTAACCTCACCCTAATGAACCAATaagattatttataaataaattaataaataaaatatgaaatgttTAACCCACTTAttttaaatgtgattggtcTGTCAAGAAATATgtgttatttaactcaaactttaccTAGGCTCATTTGGAGTTATTTAAAGTTTTGACACGTATTAAGGAATAATACTAATGTTTTTAATTCTATCAAAATTACTACCTAATTTCCTAATATACTCTTTAAGCTTATGTCTCTTCCATTTATAAATCACCATTAAGTTAACTGTAAAACtggtaaaatataattaatgcttTATTGGAATTGTAAAAATATCCATAAATagaaaaaacttaaaataatgAGTGATATGTAGAAATAAAGAGAGAATTTCTACCGACACTGTGTTAACTTAATTAATACTGTAGTTCATTATATGTTCATCGAAGAAATGGTTTTCCACTCAACTATATTTCATTATTGCAACAGAAATGGACGATGTTATCTCCGTTATACCAAATAGCAAGTACATTCTTCACACAACAAAATCGTGGGATTTCATAGGATTTCCCCAGCAAGTTACAAGAGCAAGTATGGAGAGTGACATATTAGTTGGAGTACTAGACACTGGAATTTGGCCAGAATCAAAAAGCTTCGATGACGAAGGATTTGGCCCTCCACCAAAAAAATGGAAGGGATCCTGCCATAACTTTACCTGCAACAAGTAATCTATCATCTTTCTCATATATTATGCAAGTGCTTCTTGGTACCGTCAGAATAGTCCTTATAATAAATGCTAGTACAATTctccccctagttggtttttgGAGCAGAATTAGGCCTAACTCAAATTTTTAAGATAATATCAGACTCTGTCCTATGTTTAGCTATGCAAACTTTTCGCCCATGTGCTAGCTCCTAACCcagttttcaaaagaaaattgatATTTTTCACGATATATGTGTGCAGCAAACTAATTGGAGCAAAATACTTCAACATTGAAAGTTTATATTCTAAAAAAGACATCAAATCTCCTAGAGATACAAATGGCCACGGTTCACATTGCACCTCCACCGTTGCCGGAAACCTAGTAACTACAAGCCTGCTCGGCTACGCCTCTGGGACAGCCCGCGGAGGAGTGCCGTCGGCGCGCGTCGCGATGTACAAAGTATGCTGGGAAAGCGATTGTCGCCAGGCAGACATCCTTGCTGCTTTGGATGCAGCAATTGCTGATGGTGTTGATGTGCTCTCTCTTTCACTCGGAGATAATGGAACACCTGACTATTTTGAAAATGGACTTAACATTGGAAGCTTCCATGCAATGCAAAGAGGCATATTTGTTGCAAATGCTGCCGGTAATTCTGGCCCTTTTCTATACTCTATGACAAATTTTCCACCATGGATGCTTTCAGTGGCTGCTAGCACTTTTGACAGAAAGTTTGTTACCAAGGTGCAGTTGGGCAATGGTGTTGTTTATGGGGTACTACCATTTTGTGCCTAAATGCTAGCTAGTGGTAACATTTTAGTATATGTTATTTACAatatgtttttctattttatatggtaaaattaatttatagagaaactcttttaatttgtgaacCTTAACGATTTTTTTGTTGGTCGACGATAGAGAAAATTGAAGTGGTAAACTATaataaaaaatgtactaaatttTGTGTATGACACTCTGCCATATCATGTACAGGGGTCTACAATCAACACATTTGATCTCAACAAGAAAAAGTTCCCACTGATTTTTGCTGGGGATATACCCAAAATTGCTGGTGGATTTAACAGTTCGAAATCCAGGTATCATCAGCAATATGTGAATTCTTATGATTTTTCTTTGTTGAAAATGTTTAATTTCATTTcagttttatatatttttattgttCAGGATTTGCGCAGAGAACTCTGTGGATACAAATGCAGTGAAGGGGAAGATCGTTGTGTGTGAGGAAATTGGGGAACCAAAGAAAATTGGGTTTTTCTCTGGTGCGGCTGGTGTTATATTTGGAGGTGTTTCCCCAAAAGATCTTCAACCCAGTTTTGCCCTGCCTGCAACGTTCCTTAGG
This is a stretch of genomic DNA from Lotus japonicus ecotype B-129 chromosome 1, LjGifu_v1.2. It encodes these proteins:
- the LOC130726003 gene encoding cucumisin-like, translated to MVSLMPCLFILILVHAITHTYSTNDRKTYIVYMGDHPKGLDPASSPSLHMAMARKVIGRLCINVLFTSHSHLIISENETYIVYMGDHPKGIAPASSLSLHMTMAQKVLGSNSEPGAILHSYKSFNGFVMRLTEEEKERMAEMDDVISVIPNSKYILHTTKSWDFIGFPQQVTRASMESDILVGVLDTGIWPESKSFDDEGFGPPPKKWKGSCHNFTCNNKLIGAKYFNIESLYSKKDIKSPRDTNGHGSHCTSTVAGNLVTTSLLGYASGTARGGVPSARVAMYKVCWESDCRQADILAALDAAIADGVDVLSLSLGDNGTPDYFENGLNIGSFHAMQRGIFVANAAGNSGPFLYSMTNFPPWMLSVAASTFDRKFVTKVQLGNGVVYGGSTINTFDLNKKKFPLIFAGDIPKIAGGFNSSKSRICAENSVDTNAVKGKIVVCEEIGEPKKIGFFSGAAGVIFGGVSPKDLQPSFALPATFLRRGNIRNVLSYMEATRSYKTFTFV